In Rutidosis leptorrhynchoides isolate AG116_Rl617_1_P2 chromosome 6, CSIRO_AGI_Rlap_v1, whole genome shotgun sequence, the DNA window TATTCTTGTTTAAAAACCAAAATAGTATTTACACTTTCAGTTTTTAGTATGTGGTCAATATTAACAACTTAAATGATTAATCAGCAAATAAAGTGGTTAGCTAAACACTTGTGATTACATCCATTTGATCACAATTTGTGAAGAAAATAAAAAAGGGTAAATTAGCTTGATTCTTTTCCATGTGCTGAGGATTTTGGTGTCAGCTGAATGCTCTTAATTGTTCTTGTTTGACTTTTATGATTCTACGTTTGACTTTGACTAACCATTCAATTGGTTTTAACTTAACCACAACTTGCATCGTTTATCAAAGTACTACGCATTTACTTTAACCTTAATTTTTTAAGGATTTTGTTGGTAGTTAGCGTGCATAAATTATTTGTACAATTTAGAAAATGTTGTTTTCAAGTCATTTTGTAACCGCTCTATACAACACTTTAAAGCACAATAACAGCAGCCTTAAAGGCTGCCGTTAGTAAAATAGTAATGCTAATGTTTTTTGTTTGTTTGTAACCTTTACAGTTCTCTACCATCAGATTTTACAATGAACAATCTCAACCGAGGATGGTCAACGACGTTTTCTAGCGGAAAAGAAAAACCAGGCCGAGAACGAAAAGGGTGGATGATCGTGGTCCATGATCTTTCGGGTTCCTCGATCGCTGCAGCCTCAATGATCACTCCTTTTGTCCCTTCTCAAGGGTCTGATCGCGTTTCACGATCAAACCCTGGAGCTTGGCTTATCCTACGACCCCATGGCACCTCGATTAGTAACTGGAAGCCATGGGGTCGTCTTGAAGCCTGGCGTGAACGGGGCCCAGTTGACGGGCTAGGCTATAAATTTGAACTTGTTACTGATTCTGGTATGACTAGTGGCGTTCTGATTTCAGAAGGCACAATGAACATTAGAAAAGGTGGAAAATTTTGTATCGACGAAAGTTTAAAATATTCAAGAGCAAGTCCATTATCGAACATAAAAGGTTTTGTAATGAGTTCGAGTATTGAAGGTGAAGGGAAGACGAGTAAGCCAATGGTGCAAGTGGGAGTACAACACGTAACATGTATGGCTGATGCTGCACTTTTTATTGCGCTTTCGGCTGCAATTGATTTAAGTATGGACGCTTGCAAGCTCTTTACTTGCAAGTTACGAAAAGAGTTTTTGCAAGACGAACAAGATTTTCTCTCGTAAAATTTCATGAAtagaaaaaaaatctttttttttttccttctcttaAATATACAATATACAATCAATGCAATGATAACCAATGAATTATTGAATGCAATGATAACCAATGAATATGAATTAGTGAACTAAATTTGGGTTGAGCATGCCAATTCTTCTCTCATGCTTGAAACAAATTATGGTagagtttgactttttattttaggaaaaaaaaattaatttgatttattatttcAGTTTTGGTCTACATACTGTTCCTTTTGAGTTTTGACATTGAGTGTTGAAGATGATACTGTGTAGATAAGCGATTTGTTCATTTTTTTAGAATGTATGTATACTTTGTGATTGAGAAAAATTGTTCTTAAACACTTGATCAATAAATGTTTGATGTTTGATACGATTAAATGTTGTTTTCGCCATTACTTATTTCTTCTGTGCAAAGTTTCGAGTGTGAAGATAATATGATTTGTATTCTGTATACTGTTCCTTCCTTTTGTCCCATTGgctttattaatcaagttaaacacCAAACATAAATTTATTGACGACTTAACTGTCACTTAGAGCTTAAATTGAACATCATGCgtgtttaaaacccatgaaaatttgattcttaaCTACTCATATCCCACTTTTGTGAGATTGAATTATGCTGTTTTTCCTTTTGTCCCAAATCAACAAATGGGGTTGCAACTCTGCAAGTATCTGAATCACATCAATGAGCCCCTAATTTCGGTTTGTCTTTTTATGACTgtgattaaattattattttaactattataGATCTTTAATCCAGTCAGGTCATGTTTGTTGTTTTTATAATGTCAAATTAAATCAAACAAAATCGCGGTGTATATTATTTAATTTCTTCCTTGAGATCTCGATCAACACCTTTTGTCTCTTGTGCCTTGGATCCTTAATTCCTCTTGTTAATAAAGAAACCCAATTTACTTATGTGTACTATGATTTGATTATCTTTATCAGACACCTAAtgcattgttgttgtggtttctgAGCTTCAATAACTAAGAAAGTAAGTGTACCATGTATCGAGATTTTGACAATTAATGCATGATAGTTTTTTTAAGTTTTGTTAAAACTACGATCATATTTATATGATGTAAGCGTTTACAAAGCATACACCCCTAAGTGATtatggtagttatatatatatattccataatCATACCCTTATGTGAATGTGATTATCGTAGTTATTTATATTCCATGATCGTTTATTGCACTTACAATAGCGATTCTTGTACTAGAGGAGTGGTGTTCCGTAACTCTACTAGTTTGAATTTTTTCTTTGTACACGGTATCATTCAAATTGAATTTTACATCAAAAATTTCACCATAGacctcatatatatatttttagaatttatagtTTTTTAAAGATAACCAACGAGTAAAATACATTAATTAGATCTATGTGCACGTCACACCTACATTATTAATCGATTGTATCACTAACCAGGTGCTTTAAGAAATCATCTCATCTTCGCATAGTTAGTAATTTTTTTgggtaagcaaggaaaccctcctatgaacgagcacattggctcccccatagaaggtaaaacctcgggtaatcaagctccccaagcgcgagacctggtatcaggtgaattgcgcattatgcgcaccctctagttacactccctttttaaataatttggcataaccatgaattgaaCCCGAGTTGTGTGCTTCATTTGACAACTCGGTAGTTACTCAGGCAAACCTGCGTAGTATTCATACTttcatacttttatttatatttatgagTAAGTATATATTTCACCTTACTAATCATTAGACATATTTCCCTTGACTATATAATCATAAACAAACATATAGTCCATGTTTTGGATTAACTATAGATAGGTTAATAAGTATGCTAATATACAATACAACTTACAGTTACTAATAACAATCACAAATtataaattacaaattacaaattacaaattacaaattacaaatacaAATGAAAAGAATTCATGAGTAGCCCCTTTGTTGAGCTCCCTTTAATTCAAAACATCTACGGGCTTTAACTTTTTAAGTGGTCCGTCGTAGTATGAGTCCAAGAGGCCCACTATATGGCCCATTATTAAAACAAACCCAAAAACCCCAATATATCTTATGTTTTAGCACGGAACCCTAATTCTAAAATCAGAAGCATCAGATTCTATAGCAGCCGAAGCGAAGAACAGAGCCAGCTACAGATTCACACAAATTAATCATGGGTAAACTTCCCGATCTCTTCATTTAAATCACCATTTCTATGTTTAATTGCTGTTAATTTCAATTATTTTGTGAGTGATTATTAATTGGACTTTGTATGATAACAGGAAAGGTTCACGGATCGTTGGCTCGTGCCGGTAAAGTGAGAGGTCAAACCCCAAAGGTTGCGAAGCAAGACAAGAAGAAGCAGCCACGTGGCCGTGCTCACAAACGCATTCAATACAACCGTCGTTTTGTTACCGCCGGTAAGTTGCtattactgttttttttttttaattcctcAATTTGTATATCTGTTGATCATTGATATGGTTACTTTCATTTATTGGTTTACGCTTGAGGTTAACTAGAATTATTGACTGTGTTTGGCACCCTTTTTATGTATGTTTAAGTTATGATTCAAATTGTGGCTTTTTGTTTATTGTAAAGTTATGTAACACACTGAGATTGAATtgatatatttcatatacagtaaCTGCATTGCTTATTGTAAAGTTTTATAACCAGTTGCCCTCTATAAAATAAGTGTAACGCATTAatgttttaatttaatatttaattaatattaatatattgattttaaagttTGTTTAAAGATTATAAGCTATTAATATGCCAACATACTGTCTGATATAGGTATTAGGGTACACAGTAGCTACTATGTAAACAAAATGTATACTTTCAGGAGGATGAATGTATTCTCATGGTTATTAAACTAATTAGTACGGAGCAGTGGCGGATCTAGGTTTCGTAGTAACTGGTGTCACTAGTTAATAGttaaaaaaatttacactatccagTGGTGTCACACAAAAAATTACACTATCCAGTGGCATTACTAGTTAAAAACTCTAAAAAATTTCCACTGCATCGCGTATTTGAGTGGTAGCCCGTGCTACCACTCAAGCCTATATACATCCGCCCCTGGTACGGAGTATTAATTAATATATGAACATGATTAGCTAAGATATTCATGTGTTATGACTTGCATTTGAAGAGCAACTGTCATGATTCTCAGTCTGCTTTAGTTTCAATAGCTTGGTTTGCTCAAATGCAAAATATAACTATACTGGCAAAGGCTATTTTCATCGTCAATTTGTTAGGTGCAAAAGATGGTGTATTTGTTAAAAGATGAAAGATGCTGTACAGTAGCTGCTATGTTACTTAGATGTTTGTTTTGTGCTTTTATTAGATGTTTTGCTAAGTTGAGCTAACATAACAATAGAATGTGTATTTTACTACTGTACATTCAGCCAATTTCGGTTTCTTTTGTGGAAGTAAATATACTGAAGTTTCtgaattttgattttttttttttttttttgcagttgttGGTTTTGGAAAGAAAAGGGGACCAAACTCATCAGAGAAATAGGCATATGCTATCTTTTTGATGTTTAGAAGACTTGTTTAATTTTTTGTGCTACACAGTTTTGTTATGTCTACTTAACTCTTTTCTGAAGTATTCCGTAATATGAGTTGCTGTTGGTGATTGTGATTGTGTTACCAGGAGTTTCGTTTGTATTAGTGGGTATTGTGGCTGCAAGTCACCATATCCGTTTCGTTAATGTTTGCTTTTCTTCACTTGTTATATGCAAACTTTAAAtgctataaaaataaactaaacttaacaaCTTGTCATTGTAATGCATTTCAGAGTTAAGATCAGAAATGAGAAATATAAAATGAAAATTTAGAAGCAGGTAGTAACATACCATTCTAAACCAAACAAAGCTTTCTACTACTGTAATAAACAATAATAGTTGAACAGCAAAGAAAAAGACACATGTTTTAAACCAAAACAATGTCGGGTATCAGTAGGATCATATGGGTGGTTTAAACTTTATCAAATCACACTAGAATGAGTATTAAATGACTTAAATGAAATATGAATTCAACATTGATCATAACATGTTCCACATATTCCACTCTTGGAAACACATTTACTACAAATTATATACCTGCCCTCTAATCGTCATCAAATTGGTTAATGTACCAGTTACACTGATCGTATGATACTGATGATATAAACTAGTACCAAGTTCAAGACAGCTAATCCAACGAACTCGTAATGAATTTTCTTTTACAGTTGTGCAATTCAAACCTTAAAAGTTTTTCCAAAACAACAGTTGACTTCAAAAAATCATCTTCAAATTGAGCTGTCTGATCTTTACCAAATTTTGACCGCATTTAGCTTTATATGTCTAGGTCACCTATAGTAACAATATCAAGACGAATTTCCTAACGTACCAGTTACACGG includes these proteins:
- the LOC139856060 gene encoding uncharacterized protein, which produces MDPCPFVRLIIESLSLKLPLTTKPITSAAGIHSSATPCYCKLRIKSFPSQTALIPLSTATASDTSSPDSTSTAINFHLDPAALRRLQGKPVLLTVSVYSGRLGRTCGLSGNKMLGRVGVMINIDGSVSKPVVFQNGWMKLRSEAEKPAACLYLKVRSEPDPRFLFHFGGEPECSPVVFQIQGNIRQPVFSCKFSADRNSRSRSLPSDFTMNNLNRGWSTTFSSGKEKPGRERKGWMIVVHDLSGSSIAAASMITPFVPSQGSDRVSRSNPGAWLILRPHGTSISNWKPWGRLEAWRERGPVDGLGYKFELVTDSGMTSGVLISEGTMNIRKGGKFCIDESLKYSRASPLSNIKGFVMSSSIEGEGKTSKPMVQVGVQHVTCMADAALFIALSAAIDLSMDACKLFTCKLRKEFLQDEQDFLS
- the LOC139855715 gene encoding small ribosomal subunit protein eS30z/eS30y/eS30x-like, which codes for MGKVHGSLARAGKVRGQTPKVAKQDKKKQPRGRAHKRIQYNRRFVTAVVGFGKKRGPNSSEK